The following coding sequences lie in one Nitrososphaerota archaeon genomic window:
- a CDS encoding corrinoid protein encodes MKKEVLEKLRISVINGDIEAAEAAAKEAINIGLDPLEAIEEGLSKGIREVGDKFEKLELFLPDMIQAAEAMSRAIAILEEKISFKEYSEKDKGVVVIGTVEGDIHDIGKNIVIALLKANGFKVYDLGKDVPSIKFIEKAEEIKADVIAISALLSSTMIKQEEIIKMLKDMGLRDKYIVIVGGAPVTDEWAKKIGADAYGKTANEGVFKIRELLKNKRLK; translated from the coding sequence ATGAAAAAAGAGGTTTTAGAAAAATTAAGAATTTCAGTTATAAATGGAGATATAGAAGCTGCTGAAGCTGCTGCAAAAGAGGCTATAAATATAGGATTAGATCCGCTTGAAGCAATTGAAGAAGGTTTATCTAAAGGGATAAGAGAAGTTGGAGATAAATTTGAAAAATTAGAATTGTTCTTGCCAGATATGATACAAGCTGCTGAAGCAATGAGTAGAGCTATAGCAATATTAGAAGAGAAAATATCTTTTAAAGAATATTCAGAAAAGGATAAGGGAGTAGTAGTTATTGGAACAGTTGAAGGGGACATACATGATATTGGAAAAAATATAGTAATTGCTTTATTAAAAGCAAATGGATTTAAAGTATATGATTTAGGGAAAGATGTCCCATCCATTAAATTTATTGAGAAAGCTGAGGAAATTAAAGCAGATGTTATTGCAATATCAGCTTTACTTTCATCTACAATGATAAAGCAAGAAGAGATAATAAAAATGCTTAAAGATATGGGTTTAAGGGATAAATACATAGTTATAGTTGGAGGTGCTCCGGTTACGGATGAGTGGGCTAAAAAAATTGGAGCAGATGCTTATGGTAAAACTGCAAATGAAGGGGTTTTTAAAATTAGAGAACTCTTAAAAAATAAGAGGTTAAAATAA
- a CDS encoding energy-coupling factor transporter ATPase — protein MSAIEFNNFSWQYAGSKNWALKEINLKIKHGEFIVITGPSGAGKTTLCLCMNGLIPQRINGILKGNVKILGKSTLEHDIYEFAKDVGMVYQDPETQFISMSVKNEIAFGMENFGVSREEMQKRLEWVLKIIRMEDSLDKSPIELSGGQKQRVAIASILVIEPKIFIFDEPTSDLDPIGRSEVYSVISKIREEKKSTIIMVEHNLEEVAPYADRFILMHDGSIILDLPKDDFFEEIEKILEISRNVPQISEFFYILRKKGVWDGKIPITFNDACEEFKKIHSKNLIEIKNFHSSKSFKEDKNSFNENEPIIIVKNLYYQYPDGTIALKNINLNIKKGEYLAIVGQNGSGKTTLVKHFNGLLKPTRGKVIVKGIDVSSSRVRELITHVGYVFQNPDHQLFCQTVFDEVMFNFKQLKIDEKHAKEKALKILESMDLLKYAEEHPFFLGKGQRRKLAIASVLSLNPEIIIVDEPTTGQDWKGSKEIMNILDRLNREERRTIIVITHNMRVVAEHCDRVIMMSNGRAIFDGSVKEAFTSEKILEQAFLKPPQITEFAKMLKNYGFKEDIITLEEMINSIEFKK, from the coding sequence ATGAGCGCTATCGAGTTTAATAACTTCAGTTGGCAATATGCAGGATCAAAAAATTGGGCTCTTAAAGAAATCAATTTAAAAATAAAGCATGGAGAATTTATAGTAATTACTGGACCTTCTGGAGCAGGAAAAACTACTCTTTGTCTATGCATGAATGGATTAATACCCCAAAGAATTAATGGTATTTTAAAAGGTAATGTAAAAATACTTGGTAAAAGTACTTTAGAACATGATATATATGAATTTGCAAAAGATGTTGGAATGGTTTATCAAGATCCTGAAACTCAATTCATTTCTATGAGTGTGAAAAATGAGATCGCTTTTGGAATGGAAAATTTTGGTGTATCAAGGGAAGAGATGCAGAAAAGACTTGAATGGGTATTAAAAATAATTAGAATGGAAGATAGTTTAGATAAATCTCCAATAGAACTTTCAGGAGGACAAAAACAAAGAGTCGCTATTGCATCAATTTTAGTTATTGAGCCAAAAATTTTTATTTTTGACGAGCCTACAAGTGACTTAGACCCTATTGGGAGAAGTGAAGTATATTCAGTTATTTCAAAAATAAGAGAAGAGAAAAAATCAACAATTATTATGGTGGAGCATAATTTAGAAGAAGTAGCACCTTACGCTGATAGATTTATATTAATGCATGATGGAAGCATAATCTTAGATCTTCCTAAAGATGATTTTTTTGAAGAGATTGAAAAAATTTTAGAAATAAGCAGGAATGTCCCACAAATTTCTGAGTTTTTTTATATTTTAAGAAAAAAAGGAGTATGGGATGGAAAAATTCCAATAACATTTAATGATGCTTGTGAAGAATTTAAAAAAATTCATTCTAAGAATCTTATAGAAATAAAAAATTTTCATTCATCTAAATCTTTTAAAGAGGATAAGAACTCATTTAATGAGAATGAGCCTATAATAATTGTTAAAAATCTATATTATCAATATCCAGATGGGACTATTGCTTTAAAAAATATAAATCTTAATATAAAAAAGGGAGAATATTTAGCAATAGTTGGCCAAAATGGCTCAGGTAAAACAACACTTGTTAAACATTTCAATGGTCTTCTTAAGCCTACTCGTGGAAAAGTAATTGTTAAAGGAATAGATGTAAGTAGTTCTAGAGTTAGAGAACTTATTACTCATGTAGGATATGTTTTTCAAAATCCAGATCATCAACTTTTTTGCCAAACTGTTTTTGATGAAGTAATGTTTAATTTTAAACAATTAAAAATCGATGAAAAACATGCTAAAGAGAAAGCTTTGAAAATTTTAGAATCGATGGATTTACTAAAATATGCTGAAGAGCATCCTTTCTTTCTTGGAAAAGGGCAAAGACGCAAGTTGGCTATAGCTTCTGTTCTTTCATTAAATCCAGAAATTATTATTGTAGACGAGCCAACTACTGGACAAGATTGGAAAGGATCAAAAGAAATAATGAATATTCTTGATAGATTAAATAGAGAAGAAAGACGCACAATTATAGTTATTACTCATAATATGAGAGTAGTTGCTGAACATTGTGACAGAGTTATAATGATGTCAAATGGGAGAGCAATTTTTGATGGAAGTGTTAAAGAAGCATTTACTTCAGAAAAAATTCTTGAACAAGCATTTCTAAAACCACCACAAATAACTGAATTTGCAAAAATGTTAAAAAATTATGGCTTTAAGGAGGATATTATAACTTTAGAAGAAATGATTAACAGTATAGAATTTAAAAAATGA
- a CDS encoding energy-coupling factor transporter transmembrane component T — MATKKSFLFYLPENSPFLSINAISKLLIVFTVSFLALSILDFKVNLVILLITILLLFIARVPLKNLKLWLYGFAFMLIFLTTMYTLLSKIPGEHIYIKFPWGTFITENTFPRALSVAFRIWSMIFVALIFLSTTSDTDIVLALRELKLPYTFCFLISLSLRAISMFSEDWKSILDAYWSRGIDINKGNIIKRLRNYVSITIPLIIITLNKIKEVDYAAESRGFKIGIKNRTSLETIKWSIWDYIIILISIIIIFIIALIIFIY, encoded by the coding sequence ATGGCAACAAAAAAATCTTTCCTTTTTTATTTACCTGAAAATTCCCCATTTCTTTCTATTAATGCAATTTCTAAACTTTTAATAGTATTTACTGTTAGTTTCCTAGCTTTATCTATACTAGATTTTAAAGTTAATCTCGTCATATTATTAATAACAATATTACTCCTTTTTATAGCTAGAGTTCCTTTAAAAAATTTAAAGCTATGGTTATATGGTTTTGCTTTTATGCTTATTTTTCTTACAACAATGTATACTCTTTTAAGTAAAATTCCTGGAGAGCATATTTATATTAAATTTCCATGGGGGACTTTTATAACAGAAAATACTTTTCCAAGAGCTTTATCTGTTGCTTTTAGAATTTGGTCAATGATTTTTGTTGCTCTTATATTTTTATCGACTACTAGCGATACAGATATAGTATTAGCATTAAGAGAATTAAAACTTCCTTATACTTTTTGTTTTCTTATATCATTATCTTTACGTGCAATTTCAATGTTTAGTGAAGATTGGAAATCTATTCTTGATGCATATTGGTCTAGAGGAATAGATATAAACAAAGGAAACATAATTAAAAGATTAAGAAATTATGTATCAATTACTATACCATTGATAATAATAACATTAAATAAAATAAAGGAAGTTGATTATGCTGCAGAATCAAGAGGCTTTAAAATTGGAATAAAAAATCGTACATCATTAGAAACAATTAAATGGAGTATTTGGGATTATATAATAATTTTAATCTCAATTATCATAATATTCATTATTGCTTTAATAATTTTTATTTATTAA
- a CDS encoding desulfoferrodoxin FeS4 iron-binding domain-containing protein: MVRVKKVGEIYECKVCGNVVEVKKVGGGELVCCGQVMTLIK, from the coding sequence TTGGTAAGAGTTAAAAAAGTTGGAGAAATTTATGAATGTAAAGTTTGTGGTAATGTTGTTGAAGTAAAAAAAGTTGGTGGTGGAGAGTTAGTTTGTTGTGGTCAAGTAATGACATTAATTAAATAA
- a CDS encoding radical SAM protein: MFYIAKRDLDKCKQCGWCEEIVACSSRYIGYKEECIGCGACYIACPNEAIRMEEKTKEKHVKIKVNGESFSIPEKITIKKALEFIGYKISKFPGEGDLFVPCEVGGCYSCAVDVNGEIKPSCITGVKNGMEIKTELPKDYIPKRLVHGWMGHPVGGVGTPWWLKRKYRYIEVAVFACGCNFRCPQCQNWTTTYCGKNVALTPKEAALLITDARKRYRVDRMAISGGECTLNREWLIQYIKELRKLNPDPKARFHVDTNASILTKDYIDDLIEAGMTDIGPDLKGLYTETFMKITGIEDKELAEKYLKTAWNAFKYIINNYKDKVFIGIGIPYNKDLISLEEIIKIGNEVYKIDSEVQVCVLDYRPEFRRINISRPSYEEMVKIWKFLKEIGLKIVICQAEYGYIGP; encoded by the coding sequence ATGTTTTATATTGCTAAAAGAGATCTAGATAAATGTAAACAATGTGGATGGTGCGAAGAAATAGTAGCATGTTCAAGCAGATATATTGGTTATAAAGAAGAATGTATAGGTTGTGGAGCTTGTTATATTGCATGTCCAAATGAAGCCATAAGAATGGAAGAAAAGACAAAAGAAAAGCATGTTAAAATAAAAGTTAATGGAGAAAGTTTCTCGATTCCAGAAAAAATAACAATTAAAAAAGCTCTTGAATTTATTGGTTATAAAATTAGTAAATTTCCAGGAGAAGGAGATTTATTTGTCCCCTGTGAAGTTGGAGGTTGTTATAGTTGTGCAGTAGATGTTAATGGAGAAATTAAACCAAGCTGTATTACCGGAGTTAAAAATGGAATGGAAATAAAAACGGAGTTGCCTAAAGATTATATTCCTAAAAGACTTGTTCATGGTTGGATGGGACATCCTGTTGGTGGAGTAGGAACTCCATGGTGGCTTAAAAGAAAATATAGATATATAGAAGTTGCTGTTTTTGCTTGTGGTTGTAATTTTCGTTGCCCACAATGTCAAAATTGGACAACAACTTATTGTGGAAAAAATGTTGCATTAACACCAAAAGAAGCTGCATTATTAATTACAGATGCAAGAAAAAGATATAGAGTAGATAGAATGGCTATATCAGGAGGAGAATGTACTTTAAATAGAGAATGGTTAATACAATATATTAAAGAATTAAGGAAATTAAATCCTGATCCAAAAGCAAGATTTCATGTAGATACGAATGCATCAATACTTACTAAGGATTACATTGATGATCTTATAGAAGCAGGAATGACAGATATAGGACCAGACCTTAAAGGATTATATACGGAAACTTTCATGAAAATAACGGGAATAGAAGATAAAGAATTAGCAGAAAAATATTTAAAAACAGCTTGGAACGCTTTCAAATATATTATCAATAATTATAAAGATAAAGTTTTCATTGGTATAGGAATTCCATACAATAAAGATTTAATTTCATTGGAAGAGATTATTAAAATTGGAAATGAAGTCTATAAAATTGATTCAGAAGTACAAGTTTGTGTTTTAGACTATAGACCAGAATTTAGGAGGATAAATATTTCAAGACCAAGTTATGAGGAAATGGTTAAAATTTGGAAATTTTTAAAAGAAATTGGTCTTAAAATTGTAATTTGTCAAGCTGAATATGGATATATAGGACCATAG
- a CDS encoding ZIP family metal transporter — translation MLLLWIILFSLLSSIGVIVLIAAFLFIQEKVRKILIPCLISYATGTLLAAALIGLIPEALESGSPLKVILLTVLGGIILFFILEKIVILRHCHELECDRHEIAGYMIIIGDAFHNAIDGIVIAASFLSSIPLGIAASISVIMHEIPQEVGDFGILLYSGYSKMKALLWNIVSSLTTLIAATVAYYALGIVSAIIPYVMAISAAGFLYIALTDLYPELHHRGGFRHSICQFIIMLIGVGTILLLLQFH, via the coding sequence ATGCTTTTATTATGGATAATATTATTTAGTTTATTAAGTAGTATTGGAGTTATTGTTTTAATTGCAGCTTTCCTTTTTATTCAAGAAAAAGTACGAAAAATTCTTATTCCTTGCTTAATTTCCTATGCTACTGGAACATTGCTTGCTGCAGCTCTAATAGGATTAATACCTGAAGCATTAGAAAGTGGATCTCCGTTAAAAGTGATTTTATTAACTGTTTTAGGAGGAATTATTCTATTCTTTATTCTTGAGAAAATTGTCATTTTACGTCATTGTCATGAATTGGAATGTGATAGACATGAAATAGCAGGATACATGATTATTATTGGAGATGCTTTCCATAATGCTATAGATGGTATTGTAATTGCTGCAAGTTTTTTATCTTCTATACCACTTGGTATAGCTGCAAGCATTTCGGTAATAATGCATGAAATACCTCAAGAAGTTGGTGATTTTGGAATACTTCTTTATAGTGGATATTCCAAAATGAAAGCATTATTATGGAATATTGTATCTAGCTTGACTACTTTAATAGCAGCAACAGTTGCTTATTACGCTTTAGGAATAGTTAGTGCTATAATCCCTTATGTTATGGCGATTTCGGCAGCAGGTTTTTTATATATAGCATTAACAGACCTATATCCAGAACTACATCATAGAGGTGGATTTCGACATTCAATTTGTCAGTTTATTATAATGTTAATTGGAGTTGGGACTATTCTTTTACTTTTACAATTTCATTAA
- a CDS encoding bifunctional 5,6,7,8-tetrahydromethanopterin hydro-lyase/3-hexulose-6-phosphate synthase → MSEEFFVGEALIGTGNEIAHIDLIIGSKNGPVGIAFSNALSQPSMGHTPMLSVIRPNLPTKPSTIIVPKVTVRNLEDANKIFGPAQTAVARAIADAVEEGIIPKEKCEEWVVIVSVFIHPKAKNYRKIYQYNYGATKTAIRRALQNYPSIEKILKEKDRSTHPIMGFRVQRLWNPPYLQVALDLDSLNEVEKIIKELPLRERILFEAGTPLIKKFGVTIIEKIREIRMDAFIIADLKTMDVGRMEVKEAADSTADGVCILGVASNETIEKAIQEAQKQGIYSILDMMNVLNPIEKLKSLKIRPDIALLHRSIDVERLAAEKGKLIETKWGNILEAKKIVKMVAVAGGITPQTAKEALAQGADIIVVGRYIIRSRDPRRAAEEFLEYMPPDADTMRLILDEDEIPGE, encoded by the coding sequence TTGAGTGAAGAATTTTTTGTTGGAGAAGCTTTAATAGGTACTGGAAATGAAATAGCTCATATAGATCTTATTATAGGAAGTAAAAATGGTCCTGTTGGAATAGCTTTTTCAAATGCTTTATCTCAACCTTCTATGGGTCATACCCCTATGCTTTCAGTTATTCGCCCAAATTTACCAACAAAACCAAGTACTATAATTGTTCCTAAAGTGACTGTTAGAAATCTTGAAGATGCAAATAAAATATTTGGTCCTGCTCAAACAGCGGTAGCAAGAGCAATTGCAGATGCTGTAGAAGAAGGAATAATACCTAAAGAAAAATGTGAAGAATGGGTTGTAATAGTATCAGTATTCATTCATCCAAAAGCAAAAAATTATAGAAAAATTTATCAATACAATTATGGCGCAACAAAAACAGCTATAAGGAGAGCATTACAAAATTATCCATCAATAGAGAAAATCCTTAAAGAGAAAGATAGATCTACTCATCCTATAATGGGCTTTAGAGTGCAAAGATTATGGAATCCACCATATTTACAAGTAGCTTTAGACCTTGATTCTTTAAATGAAGTTGAAAAAATTATTAAAGAACTTCCATTGAGAGAAAGAATATTATTTGAAGCAGGGACGCCACTTATTAAAAAATTTGGTGTAACAATTATAGAGAAAATAAGAGAAATAAGAATGGACGCATTCATAATTGCTGACTTAAAAACTATGGATGTAGGTAGAATGGAAGTTAAAGAAGCTGCAGATTCAACTGCAGATGGAGTATGTATTTTAGGAGTAGCATCAAATGAAACAATTGAAAAAGCAATTCAAGAGGCGCAAAAGCAAGGTATTTATTCAATATTAGATATGATGAATGTTCTTAATCCTATAGAAAAATTAAAATCTCTTAAAATAAGACCAGATATAGCTTTACTTCATAGAAGCATAGATGTTGAAAGATTAGCTGCTGAAAAAGGGAAACTAATAGAAACTAAATGGGGGAATATATTAGAAGCTAAAAAAATTGTAAAAATGGTTGCAGTTGCAGGTGGAATAACACCACAAACAGCAAAAGAAGCATTAGCTCAAGGAGCAGATATAATAGTTGTAGGAAGATACATTATAAGAAGTAGAGATCCAAGAAGAGCTGCTGAAGAATTTCTCGAGTATATGCCACCAGATGCAGATACTATGAGATTAATATTAGATGAAGATGAAATACCTGGAGAATAA
- the rpiA gene encoding ribose-5-phosphate isomerase RpiA: protein MNLNEIEKARKVAIIEALKEIENGYTIGLGSGSTMKIFIQELSKYLKKEKMKIIAVPSSYQSMQIAIENDIPIKNYLDEKELDLTIDSADQVDINKNAIKGGGAAHTREKILFTASKKTIVVIDEEKIVEKLNKPIPLEVFPFSLNYVIKKVKDLGGKANIRIGNGKVGPVISDNGFIIVDTNFGEINNPKKLNDELNSIHGIIEHGLFINSMISKVYIGYKNGEVKII, encoded by the coding sequence ATGAATCTAAACGAAATTGAAAAAGCAAGAAAAGTAGCTATCATAGAGGCTCTAAAAGAAATTGAAAATGGATACACTATAGGTCTTGGAAGTGGTTCTACAATGAAGATTTTCATTCAAGAATTAAGCAAATATTTAAAAAAAGAAAAAATGAAAATTATAGCTGTACCTAGTTCTTATCAATCAATGCAAATTGCGATTGAAAATGATATACCAATAAAAAATTATTTAGATGAGAAGGAATTAGACCTAACAATTGATAGTGCAGATCAAGTAGATATAAATAAGAATGCAATAAAAGGCGGGGGGGCAGCTCATACAAGAGAAAAAATATTATTTACAGCTTCTAAAAAAACAATTGTTGTAATAGATGAAGAAAAAATTGTAGAAAAATTAAATAAACCTATACCTCTTGAGGTATTTCCATTTTCTTTAAATTATGTAATTAAGAAAGTGAAAGATTTAGGAGGAAAAGCAAATATAAGAATTGGAAATGGGAAAGTAGGTCCAGTAATTTCTGATAATGGTTTTATTATAGTAGATACAAATTTTGGAGAAATAAATAACCCAAAAAAACTTAATGACGAATTAAATAGTATACATGGAATAATTGAGCATGGGTTATTTATAAATAGTATGATAAGTAAAGTTTACATAGGATATAAAAATGGAGAAGTAAAAATAATATAA
- a CDS encoding type II CAAX endopeptidase family protein encodes MRQSKFERCNLCLYFLIAFIFSWIFWIPQALVSNSLLPIPSILADFLFSPFNPAAFGPLVSAFSLTYLNEGKEGMKNLLKRGINYKFNKKWYIPIFFLFPIITGSALLLAILSGENLPELYVLSNPFLILVGFIYIFFLGGPFQEEWGWRGYALDRLQSRWSALVSSLVLGIIWGAWHLPLFFIPGTIQSQTPIWGFMILILCGTILFTWIYNNTDGSILAVMLFHTMNNLSFFMFPTLETTLGGLYLLVLNIIFVTAILIIWGPKTLVRKK; translated from the coding sequence ATGAGACAAAGTAAATTTGAGAGATGTAATTTATGTTTATATTTCTTAATTGCCTTTATCTTTTCATGGATATTTTGGATCCCTCAAGCTTTAGTTTCAAATAGTTTATTACCAATCCCTTCAATTCTTGCTGATTTTCTATTTAGCCCTTTTAATCCAGCAGCTTTTGGTCCACTTGTTTCAGCTTTTTCTCTAACTTATTTGAATGAAGGAAAAGAAGGAATGAAGAATTTACTGAAAAGAGGGATAAATTACAAATTCAATAAAAAATGGTACATTCCAATTTTCTTCCTTTTTCCTATTATAACTGGTAGTGCTCTCTTGCTCGCAATACTTAGTGGAGAGAACTTGCCTGAACTATATGTGCTATCTAACCCTTTCTTGATTTTAGTTGGTTTTATTTACATATTCTTTCTAGGAGGGCCATTCCAAGAAGAGTGGGGTTGGAGAGGGTATGCCTTAGATAGGTTACAATCAAGATGGAGCGCGCTTGTCTCAAGCCTAGTGCTTGGGATTATATGGGGGGCTTGGCATTTACCCTTATTCTTCATTCCTGGAACAATTCAATCCCAAACTCCAATATGGGGGTTCATGATTTTAATACTTTGCGGAACAATTTTATTCACTTGGATATATAACAACACAGATGGCAGTATCTTGGCTGTAATGCTCTTCCATACAATGAATAATCTATCATTTTTCATGTTTCCAACACTTGAGACTACATTAGGTGGTCTTTATTTGTTAGTCTTAAACATTATTTTTGTAACAGCAATATTGATAATATGGGGGCCTAAAACATTAGTTCGTAAAAAGTAA
- the fbp gene encoding fructose-1,6-bisphosphate aldolase/phosphatase: protein MVKTTVSVIKADIGSIAGHHTVHPKQIELAKQMMEEAKKSKLVNSYHVTHVGDDLELIMSHNKGENNSEIHKLAWDIFTTVTNKVSKPLKLYAAGQDLLSDTFSGNVKGMGPGVAELEFEERRSDPTIVFMADKTEPGAWNMPLYRIFADPFNTAGLVIDPALHDGFIFEVLDVMEGKTVRINTPEESYDLLALIGTTGRYVISKVYRKDGLPAAAASTSRLSLIAGRYVGKDDPVLIVRAQHGLPAVGEVLAPFAFPHLVAGWMRGSHYGPLMPVSVKDAVVSYFDGPPRVVALGFQVSNGELIGLNGSEPADLFADPAFDRARQLANEIAFYMRLHGEFMPARLGPEEMEYTTLPGVLEKLKGKWEKEK from the coding sequence ATGGTTAAAACAACAGTTTCAGTTATAAAAGCAGATATTGGAAGCATAGCTGGGCATCATACAGTTCATCCTAAGCAAATAGAATTGGCAAAACAAATGATGGAAGAGGCGAAAAAGAGTAAATTGGTAAATAGCTATCATGTAACTCATGTAGGAGATGATTTAGAATTAATAATGAGCCATAATAAAGGAGAAAATAATTCAGAGATACATAAATTGGCATGGGATATATTTACAACAGTGACTAATAAAGTATCTAAGCCTTTAAAACTTTATGCAGCCGGACAAGATTTGCTATCAGATACTTTTTCAGGAAATGTTAAGGGAATGGGGCCAGGAGTAGCTGAATTAGAATTTGAAGAGAGAAGGAGCGACCCAACAATAGTATTTATGGCAGATAAAACCGAACCTGGTGCATGGAATATGCCATTGTATAGAATATTTGCAGATCCATTTAATACAGCTGGTTTAGTGATAGACCCTGCTCTTCATGATGGTTTCATCTTTGAAGTATTGGATGTAATGGAAGGAAAGACAGTAAGAATAAATACTCCTGAAGAATCCTATGATTTGCTTGCATTGATAGGAACTACTGGTAGATATGTAATATCAAAAGTTTATAGAAAAGATGGGCTTCCTGCTGCGGCTGCTTCAACAAGTAGATTATCACTCATAGCTGGGAGATATGTTGGAAAAGATGATCCAGTGCTTATAGTTAGAGCTCAACATGGATTACCAGCAGTAGGAGAAGTATTAGCACCATTTGCTTTTCCACATTTAGTAGCTGGATGGATGCGTGGTTCACATTATGGTCCCCTCATGCCTGTAAGTGTAAAAGATGCTGTTGTAAGTTACTTTGATGGGCCACCAAGAGTTGTAGCTTTAGGATTCCAAGTTTCTAATGGCGAATTGATTGGTTTAAATGGTAGCGAGCCTGCAGATCTCTTTGCAGACCCAGCTTTTGATCGTGCACGTCAACTTGCAAATGAAATTGCTTTTTACATGCGTTTGCATGGTGAATTTATGCCTGCCAGACTTGGACCAGAAGAAATGGAGTACACTACCTTACCAGGTGTACTAGAAAAATTAAAAGGAAAATGGGAAAAAGAAAAATAA
- a CDS encoding FprA family A-type flavoprotein codes for MTLIKILENIYWVGVNDERKNFLFEGLWPIPYGISYNSYIIKGSEKIALIDTVDKFYAKEFISNIKEIVDPQNIDYLIMNHLEPDHSGSFEEILRIAPKVKVIGSQLAINIAKIYYKNDFESIIVKDGDVLSLGNVTLKFILTPWLHWPETIFTYDIEDQVLFSGDAFGSFGALKEGIFDDEINFSFYEKEMKRYFANIVSHYSEFVIKAKEKIDNLPIKILCPTHGPIYKKDVERPISKYLQWSLKDEDKVVIIYGSMYGHINELVEYLEKKLKEKKIKVASYNLSYNHPSYILTDLFDCKIFLLGFPVYEASIFPLMVNMIELIKIKNIRPKAFGLFVNFTWGESKVSEKIKNELQEIGMNLIEPCLLTKGKITEEDKKKADILIENIINKL; via the coding sequence ATGACTTTAATCAAAATTCTAGAAAATATTTATTGGGTTGGTGTAAATGATGAAAGAAAAAACTTCCTTTTTGAAGGACTTTGGCCAATACCCTACGGAATAAGTTATAATTCGTATATTATTAAAGGTTCTGAGAAAATAGCATTAATAGATACTGTCGATAAATTCTACGCAAAAGAATTTATTTCAAATATAAAAGAAATAGTAGATCCACAAAATATAGATTATTTAATAATGAATCATTTAGAGCCTGACCATAGTGGCTCATTTGAAGAAATATTGAGAATAGCACCAAAAGTTAAAGTTATAGGTTCTCAACTTGCAATAAATATTGCAAAAATATATTATAAAAATGATTTTGAAAGTATTATAGTTAAAGATGGAGATGTTCTTTCTTTAGGAAATGTAACATTAAAATTTATTTTAACACCATGGTTACATTGGCCTGAAACCATTTTTACTTATGATATTGAAGATCAAGTTCTTTTTTCAGGTGATGCTTTTGGAAGTTTTGGAGCATTAAAGGAAGGAATTTTTGATGATGAGATAAATTTTTCTTTTTATGAAAAGGAAATGAAAAGATATTTTGCAAACATAGTGTCACATTATTCAGAATTTGTAATTAAAGCAAAAGAGAAAATTGATAATCTTCCGATAAAAATCCTTTGTCCAACACATGGCCCAATATATAAAAAGGATGTAGAGCGTCCAATTTCAAAATATTTACAGTGGAGCTTAAAAGATGAAGATAAAGTCGTCATAATTTATGGAAGCATGTATGGTCATATTAATGAACTTGTAGAATATTTAGAGAAAAAGTTAAAAGAAAAGAAAATAAAAGTTGCATCATACAATTTAAGCTATAATCATCCAAGTTATATTCTCACAGATTTATTTGATTGTAAAATATTTCTTTTGGGATTTCCAGTATATGAAGCATCAATATTCCCTCTTATGGTAAATATGATAGAATTAATTAAGATTAAAAATATTAGACCTAAAGCATTTGGTTTATTTGTGAATTTTACATGGGGAGAAAGTAAAGTTTCAGAAAAAATTAAAAATGAACTTCAAGAAATTGGAATGAATCTTATAGAACCTTGTTTACTAACAAAAGGAAAAATTACAGAAGAAGATAAAAAGAAAGCAGATATTCTAATTGAAAATATCATAAATAAGCTTTAA